ttttaaaagttttactgCTAGTAGTGTTCATTTCATGTGTATAGCTATGTTTTGGATGGAGATAAGAGTAGGTTTTCCAAATTCACCGGTGTTGCAAAAACACCTCTGCGCATGATTTAATGGATGTGATATTACATTTCTGCATCTCTGGGTTTTCTCAGAAATGTTACACAAGCCTGTGTTTTGCCTGTGGGCGAGATTCTTGATCAACTTTGATGATAACCACACAGAGACTGATGGCACATGACATTTCTGTCTGTTTTATGTGAATGATCCATGAGgagctgctgtgtttgtgtgaagtGATTATCTGAGGGGCTTACTCTTCAGCTCTCTTTATCtctccagggttttttttttttttttttgacttggtGCAGACTTCAAAGTGAAAAGGCCGCTGAAGTTGTTTTTGTTCAGCTTTTATTAGCATGTCAATGACACGGAGGTTTTGACAGCCAGGTGTGCCGCAGAAGAAAGAGGCCCCGTCCGCCTCCgtcatccaaacacacactcacacactcgcgTCTGGCCTCTTTGTCCTCAAAGGACGTTCATCTTCAGTCTCGGAGTTTAGTCTTCAAACATGCGTGTTGTGTGCAGGATTAGCGCTTGAAAAGAGTTTTGCATGTTGAGATGATAATGCTGCACACCTGCAGAGCACTGCACAGTTTTATACACATATTTGAACAGCTTTCTAATCTCCTGTTCTTCTGTCCTGCAGATCTGGGACATGAGCGATGAGAGCATCTGAAGAAACCGCTGGACACACAGAAGGACGCTCCTTTAACTGGCGGTGATTTTCGGTGCTCTTACACTGGTTTCTCACTGCACAATGACCCTTCATCATATACTATTACAGCTGTCAGAGCTTGTCTGTGTCGGGATAGACACCAGAGATGATAAACTGATGCTGTGATCTGCTCTGGTCTAGACATCGAGTCCAGCGGTGATTAGTCTTAAAAActgtcatttacacaccctcatatTGCTCAAAGACTTGGTTCAGCTtcaaaacacaacagaagatattctgaagaatattgGGACCCAAAAGGTTGATGGTAGCGATCGtcttcatagtatttttttctccaaaatagATGTCAATGGCTATCGTCAACTGTATGGTTACCAACAGGCTTCAGAGTATCTTGTGTTTAAAACAATGtgagaatgagtaaattacagatttttaatttttgggtgaaggtTTCTTTTCCTGCCCATAGTTTTTGTCCTCTGGACAGTTTATATGGCATCTGTGCTGACTAAGATCCTGccttaagccattttttttttaactggccTAATGTTCATTAAAAGTGTAGTAGATTGTTTATGGCAGTGGTCTGGACCTTCCCTGAGTTCAATGCCAATGCAAACCCCCCTGAACTGAAGAAGTGTTGTGGATCATTGTAAAAGGACAGCACTGAGCTCTTGGTTTGCATTCACAAGTGAATGTTCTCATCTGTCCTCGCACCACTGCGCTGTAACGCTCTAGAAATGTGGCATTCTGAAACTTGCCATTTGTGCtcataataaacatgaaatatattcACTATCCATTCTGAAATGTCATGTCTTTTAGTCACTTGGGTCAAAGAGTCGTAACCACGTCCTGGAATCACGAGGTTAGAACTCAAGATGTTTCTTTGTGATGCTGCTGGTCTCAGTCTGTGTTGTAGGTAAAGGGGAAACGAGGCCAGATGAAAGACTCTGTTTCCTGGCACATGCTCAGTGATGATAGAGCAGTGAAAGCATCTCATTGGAATTACAGTAAGTGACATtgttaaagcattttattttccccaaatgTAATCAGTTGTTTTCACAAAGGATGAATCATAAGTCACGGCTGGGGTTTAAGAGCACTTTATTGTTCATTGAGGCTActtaaaagtacaaaacaatGGCCTgccaaaagtttgttttattccaAGGAGAAACAAGGCCAAGAAACGAGGGTATAATACAGATTTACAAATCATTAAGTACACTCGAGGTGCAGCGAGAAGTGTTTTAAACTGTTGGTTTGTCGTCGTTCTCCTGGAAGCGCACATCAAATAGAAACTCTCGCTGCTCGACTCAAGCGACGGTACTGGAGTGCAGTAACTCGAGTCTGTTTGTTCATTTGTCTCCAGAGACAGTCGAAAGCCTCCGTTCAGAAGTGTGTCGAGACTCAGTAGCCTTCAGAAATAATACACAAGTGGCTGTTACACTAACGCAGTGTTTTCATAGAATAACTGTGTTCCTGCACTTTAACCTTAAACAGACAAAACCTACAAACAAAAAAgatcaactttttttctcaaaaaaaaaaaaaaaaaaaaagcatgattacAATAAAGGACAAGGGAAAAATTAAATAGCTACATATcattaacaaattaattgttcCTCAAAAAATACCTACGATTTTTTCTCTGTACATTCGTTACGCACAGCGTAATGATGGTCTTATAGTTTcctatataaaaacttttttttgtttttaaatgatttacctACAGCGTGTAGGGTAACGTGTCACAAGCAGAAAGTAAGTGTCCTACCCAGTAAAATGgtagtgaagtgtgtgtgtgtgtgtgtgtgtgtgtgagagagagagagacagacctcAGAAATCCTCAGTCTCTTcgtgacaaacacacactgaaagcAGAGTCCTTTTGAAGCGCGTCGTGTTTGAATCCAGGGCCGATGGAATGTAAGGACGAGCGTCTCTTGTGAGTAGCTACACTGAACACAAGACCTGCACGCCGTTCCCTATCAGAGGAATGTTTGTGATGCGGTACAGGCGGACCGTCTCGACAGAATTAAGAGAAGAAACGCGCACACGAATCTAGCTCGACGTTTCCAGCAGATCGTCAACGCTGCAGCTGACCTGTCCATAGCTGCAAACGCTCTTTTTTTCAGTCAGGCAAAGCGACAGCATCCTGTACCACGGATTAATAACAAGCAAAACCAACCGTTAATATATAGATGGCCTGTCCGGAGGCTGATCTCTGTATCTGGCAGCTACCACAATGAATAttgaatagaaaataataatatggagtACAACTGTACCAGCAGTAAGTTTATCTAGGACTgttactgacaaaaataaaatcaaatctgaAGAGAAGGCTAAAAGTATTACGATTGAAATGTCTACACAATAATAGATACcagctattttaaaaacatgcactTATATAAGCACTAGTTTACCCTTAAACCTTTAGTCTACTCTACTAAAACCACAGTGCCTGGGAAAGACCCATCCGAAGCGAGAAGAATGCCCACGTCTGCCGCAGTCCAGTTGTGTCAGCGCCGTAGAGAAGCGAGAGCCCAAGCCAAAGAAAACAGGCCCCCTCCCCGACCTGCGGAAGCCACGTGAAGCGCACCACCTGCCGAACGTCTTCTGAACATCCCATCGACGCCACACTCACATCCGTCCATCCATAGTGCAAATCAGTCCAGGCCTTCCGTTACAAGTGTACACGTACAGATTCAGGACACAAccgggagagagagagcgagaaagactTCTGGGTGAAAGGTTTGCATCAGCGGTTTCTTTGGTATCTGAGGCAGATGGTTCGGTAGTGATCtttatctcaaaaaaaatatatatatataaaaataaaaaaaaaagggtatgggCATCCCATAACGCAACAGCCAAGCTAAAAGTATACTAGCATActtacaaacaaaagaaaaagattcAAAAGCACAACTGAGAGTTAAAGGAGCACCTCCTCGTCTTGCGTTCTTTTATGTACATAGCTATACGTCAGCTCTGCTAAAACATGCATGCTTTGAGAGTGAAGCGGGGTTCTCTGGTCCTCTTTTCAAGACACGAGGGAAGGGGAGTGATTGTGGTTGACCATGTGGCCGTTGGTGGAGGAGTCTGGGCTCTTGGCCTTGATCTGCAGCCACGTCTCGCCCAGCGCCTTGGCGAAGTGGTCATCCACCGATCCGGTGATGGACACCGAGTTTGTGACCGGCTCGGGCTCCTTGTAGTTCTTGCCCAGGCTGCGGCGGAAATGCTCCTCGATGACGGGGTCACAGGCCGTGTTCGCTGAGGGACACAGAAACACCGCTTAGTACAGATAAGACCTCCAACAGACGCCGCGGTCCACAGTTAGGGCACAACACTAGAATCTGCggtgttttcacattttaatgcatGCAGTTATGGCAATGTAAAGACCTGTCAGTAAACTGAACCACTCGTATGTGTGTTAACACCCTGCAGGAAGAGTCCAGTTTCAGTACTGTTACTGTCACACTTTGAGAGCCAAACACACTTTGTAACTCATCATGATAtgatctctgaggggaactgtcttcagaaaagctaTGATGatattttcatcttgcctctgtataaatGCATATTAGTGTTCATAAGTCAGGgcttgctttgtttacagtggtaacccaggaaacgctgtatcactgctgtgccatgagcgccacctgctggcagagagtgaaccTGTGTTTTCATTCACCACCTCTGCTGTTTGAGTTTCATGCAGATATGTTTATGTAGTAGAATTCATTTAAagacagtctaatttagattaaaaacttctcatgctgcatgtatgctgcatctttggATGGACTGTGATTAAAATGTAgtggttgcctctgattttaaatggaaagagcacagacaaagccttagtttgattaatatgaagacatttcttttgttatttgattcagggtgttttaaaatttcaatttagttttgttatttgacatttcattttcacaaacaaatgtgGAGCATTTTGTCCAAGTAACAATAAAAGGacaactttttaataataatttaaaaaataattttttttttttttaaattttgaagtaaGAAAATCATTAGCGCTGGACCAGAATATTGCACTTTAAGTctgaaaaatcacctgagttctgaaAGAAATTCAAATATAGTGTAAATCAcctgaaaaaaaacagcagcacttTAAGTctgaaaaatcacctgagttctgtaagtagtgcACATATAGtgtattgttggtgtaaaaaacgAGCTGCCTTTATCCatcatgttaatcagtaattttacacatgataaaaacgtgcaccAAAAAGATCTTATGGTCCTTAATTCAAGCTAAGAAACGTGATTTAAAACCTTGATATTGAGGTGTTTAATCTTGAATAATGCGGTCAACATTACAGTTCAAttataaaacctaaaaaattaGACCATACTCTAGAAATGGTCTGAACGATGTCACTTCCTGCATATCAGAATTGCTCCATTTCTTCTACTGGTAATATGATCACACACGAAATGTGCAACATTTCACGTTTACTGAACATGTAATAGTTCCCTCCACAGAAAACAGTGGCATCTTAAGTGAAttcattaagggaaaaaaattattggaCATCAATTTGTATCCCATCCACGGACAGTGAGGGCAGTGTGTACTTACAGTTGGAGGCTCTGCGGTAGCTTGAAGTCAGGCTGGGTGAGCAGCCGCTGTGAGACACGGTGCAGTGGGTGAGGTTACAGTTACGGTTGTTCGCTGGGGCACATGTGATCACAGAGGGACgattctgcacacacacacacacacaaacatgagatGAGCAGCAGAGCAAGTGTCCAAACAAACAATCACAACAACTACTAAAAAACAGGGCTATTAGATTTCTCTACACTGTCGAGTCCTGCTGCTCATGAGCTGAATTAATAGTCTTCTGTTCTCGTCAGTGGATAGCTGACTTTGGTTTTCACCCAGAAAGAGATCAgattcatacaaacacaaaactcTTATTATACATGTTTTGATGAGTAACAAAGATTCTAAACATAAATATCAAGACAAAGCCAAACATACTTTAgcatataattaaatttaaaaaaatgtacaaagctTTCTGCTTCTTTAAAAGGGagagtttacctaaaaatgaaaattatttactcagcctcatgtttgTTAACTCGTGttgacttatttttttctgtggagcataaaaaaaatgttttgaagaatgttgttgtCCAAACAGTTCCgctcccattgacttccattatatggacaataaacacaaacaaatcttTTTGTGTTCCGCATAAGAAAGAGTCACAAGTCAAGCAAGTTTAAAAGGACATGAGGCTGAGCAAGGGATGGCAGTGCTGGAGTTACCTGCTGGCGCTCGACGGGGCTGACGGTGGGCGAGACGGCGACAGTGCGGGTGGCGTCCATGTTTTTGGTCAGTGCGAGAGGCTGGTCCATGGCCAGGCTGGGCATGTGGGCGTACAGGTGACCACCAACCAGACTCATCGGGGAGGCGCCGATGCGCTCTATGGGGCTGCGGCTGCGATCCCGGGGGTCCTTGCGGTAGTCCCCATTGGCAGGCTTGCCTCTGCAAGACAAACAAAGAAGGGATTGTACTGAGGCTCTGTCCAGCAGCACAAACAAGCAGAGCTATTAATGTTGCATTCAGCGGGCCTGGCAAGAGCGCACACCTCCCGCGAGCAGCCGATGACTTGATAAGAGCAGAGGACAGAGTCGCCGTCGCTTACATTCAAGCATTACTTTAGTGcgcagtagggctgggcgatatgggaaaaaaaaaaaaaaaattcttgattttttttttttcagaacgttTGACCAAGTCTcaatttttaactagtcaacttgaaaacATAACTACAACATGACTCAAGCAACTCTAGTTGCTTCtttattaatgctgttaaattcTATTCAGAGTGTAGCACACATgatataaatgttaaacaaatcacttgttaaacaTCTTTGCAGAAAAGACGCATGAACGACAGCTGCATCTTGTACAAACTTGTATGTTCAAAACTAATAAAAGTCAAGGTCATTGAAATTCAAATTAAAAgaaggtataacaccagtagattattaactataaatgttcaattcaattcacaaaAGTGCATTTTTTGCAAATGGCACCTAACGATGTGTGTTCCTTCACACATGAGCGGTTCATCACGTGACATGCGACTGGATCATTCTTCTTTACTGTTATCACTGGCATAGTCAAAATGACTAATTGCAACATTTGGCATTATTTCTATTCCAAATCAAGATTcctcaatttacaaaaaaagaaaaaaaaaaaaaaaaaaaaaaaaaaattgtggcaaaacattaaattcgaTTTAATTGATAAAATCTGGAAAAAGCCCTAGTGAATAGCTACGGCTGCTCCATTATCTCGGCTGTTTTAAAGCAAGTTTTGTTCTACTTATTCAAATCTCGTTTCCAGCTCTGCATTAGCTCAGATGGCTCACTACAAAAGGCCCTTTCCCACTACCGACCTcctttcctgtttttcttttcccCCTTAAAAGAACAGACACACATGCAGCAAAGCCCAGAAGCGCTATTCCACCCTTCCGGAACGATCGGTCTCCTGCTGCCAGCAGAGCGGAGGCCCAGCGAGGGGCCAAGCGCACTATTCAAAAGGCTTCATCTGTGCTTCACAGGAAGAGAACTTAATACCCTTCACCGGGCACACAAGAGAGCTCTAATCAGGTATTTGAAGGAAATGCTTTCAGCGCAGAATTCGTAACCTCAGTTTGGTGACCGAGCTCCACCTTCGGGGAGGACAAGCGCTGGAGATTTGGTCGGGTCTCCGTTGTGCGGCTCTGATCATTGAAATCACCGGTTACTTGGCAACGCAACTGGCGAGTGAAGCATCTGCAAGTAAACTGTGAGGTCTACCAGTCTACTCCTTCACAGTCCCTTCCTCTTTCACTGTAATACATACGCCGTGTACACACAGCATCTTAACAGTCCTCAAGAAGTTGAGATGGCACGCTGACAGCACCACTGTAGGTCTACAGGTTACACCATGTGACATTAGAAATGTGTCAAACAATGGCTGTAAATGTGCACCGCTATCAGGAGGACTGCTTTACATTATTACATGAGAGAAAAGAAACGCAGAGCTACTCTAAATAAAACAGCTCACTTTCATTTTTGACTTGTCTTGGAAATACAGGGCTCCAGAATAAGATTTGAGAGGCACTAAGTTCTCCAGATGGTGGCGCCAGGAGCAGATTTGGCAGCGCTGGGGGTATTCAAATTAAAgatcaattaatcataaaattactattgttttgcattaataagtgcagttcCTAACAACATTTCTTGTTTGTGGTTTATtcagatttgacagtaaagcactaagcttgagttaagatgcatacaaaaCTTACTTAACAGTAACAAAAGTAGCAAAATCTacttttatataaagaaaatgtatatattccactcttattaagTGTACCATTATACTTCCAACATACAGAACTGACCAACTTCAGTGATtgtgtgatttagtagcaaaCTGAAGAAGAGTTTGTGGCTTATTACTTCTTACACAAACaaaagtgtaaaattctgacaaattctgatttctttatgattttatattttaatggtgattttataatttaaaaatatagagaaaaagtataaatgaatgactgataagccaataagtgctcttctgctgctgtctactggttataactgtgattttatgtatttttttaaattttacataattgtttgtttaccacacagtatattttgttcatcccattAAAATTCAAACTGGAtgattttagagctttaaagttctggaaacagttgtgtgaaacgcttgaaagtcattgaaaagtgTTTGATCTTCTCTCTCCGAAgtttgtacaaaccctgaaatgaatgatgtaatgCCTTCGAGTATGTCTACCACATCACCATGGTTACAGTTAGCGTTACTGCTTCTGTTTCCTGATGTATGTCAGCGctgtttataacagagatttctgtgcagaatttgaataCTTCTCAGTAAATCTCGCCGGAAACCTTGTCATTGTTCGGCGAATTCAAAcacttctcactggatctcgcagcactgctgcatctgtgcagtaacagtgtcacGAAATCAACTCTGGCTCCCGAATAAAGCTGTTCTGACCTCGGACAAGTTTGTTTGCATCGCGGCCCGCGCTGCGCAGCTGAAACAATGCGGTTTAGTTACACTTTAGTTTCGTttgccgtttgatgtttctcaaatgcaacagaaatggcagcacTTACAAGTTGAACAACGCGGTGGTCGCACCAGTGCGAACGCTCACAAAAATTAGTTGCAAAATATTGCTGCCGTGAACGCACATTTACGCCATAATACAAGGACACAAAGTTGTGTATGGTTTGGGCATCATA
This DNA window, taken from Cyprinus carpio isolate SPL01 chromosome B11, ASM1834038v1, whole genome shotgun sequence, encodes the following:
- the LOC109098382 gene encoding transcription cofactor vestigial-like protein 4 isoform X2 — its product is METPLDVLSRAASLVHQDDEKREAALRGESRMPAMSLSSAVSNHRTGPPPISPSKRKHSGDQADDDIDCNSEHASMAKMSRLFATQLGKPANGDYRKDPRDRSRSPIERIGASPMSLVGGHLYAHMPSLAMDQPLALTKNMDATRTVAVSPTVSPVERQQNRPSVITCAPANNRNCNLTHCTVSHSGCSPSLTSSYRRASNSNTACDPVIEEHFRRSLGKNYKEPEPVTNSVSITGSVDDHFAKALGETWLQIKAKSPDSSTNGHMVNHNHSPSLVS
- the LOC109098382 gene encoding transcription cofactor vestigial-like protein 4 isoform X3 — its product is MPAMSLSSAVSNHRTGPPPISPSKRKHSGDQADDDIDCNSEHASMAKMSRLFATQLGKPANGDYRKDPRDRSRSPIERIGASPMSLVGGHLYAHMPSLAMDQPLALTKNMDATRTVAVSPTVSPVERQQNRPSVITCAPANNRNCNLTHCTVSHSGCSPSLTSSYRRASNSNTACDPVIEEHFRRSLGKNYKEPEPVTNSVSITGSVDDHFAKALGETWLQIKAKSPDSSTNGHMVNHNHSPSLVS
- the LOC109098382 gene encoding transcription cofactor vestigial-like protein 4 isoform X1; this translates as MLFTRMDLLNYQYLDKMNNNIGILCYEGEAALRGESRMPAMSLSSAVSNHRTGPPPISPSKRKHSGDQADDDIDCNSEHASMAKMSRLFATQLGKPANGDYRKDPRDRSRSPIERIGASPMSLVGGHLYAHMPSLAMDQPLALTKNMDATRTVAVSPTVSPVERQQNRPSVITCAPANNRNCNLTHCTVSHSGCSPSLTSSYRRASNSNTACDPVIEEHFRRSLGKNYKEPEPVTNSVSITGSVDDHFAKALGETWLQIKAKSPDSSTNGHMVNHNHSPSLVS